The window aaaattatattaagttTTAAATTACCTTTCCGTGTTCTTTGTCAAAGTCACATTGACTTGGCTCATTTGAGTAATTTCCAGCGGCGGGACCAAATGTTAATTGAAGATTTGTTCCCATTGCAGCAAATGCAATTTCAGTATGACCCTCTCGACATCCATTTTGAAAACGACCCTGTCTTTCTTCCAAGGGTCGATCTCTGTAACCAGTGTATCTTacctgcaaaaaaaatttataaattaatttatcgcaATTGCTTGTAATCtagagaaaaaattacaaattaaatttattttttggagcaataaattttattctaaattGATCGCaagattaacaataaattctaGTCGGATTTAGtagtaataaaatgaaaaaatcatagaaataaatttgtcatcaaaaaaatataaatcaaacaaacaattataaaaattatttagaatagcttttttttaaactgtttgtttactaaattatataaaaaaaaaattttgttatttaccTCGCATTCACGACTCAAGCGTCTAAATAATTCATCACTTTCAAATTTAGCTTTTTGATCGGGTACAACACGGGGCATCTTGAAGACAAATCTTGGTCTTGGTTGTTCATAAAGGGCCATACCATCGAAGGGAATCATACCAAGGTTACCAGGGCCCCCTGCATGCTCACCCATCGTGtgcatcattttattttttttatttttttctcagagAAGATAGAAAAACTTTCACTAAATTttcacttttcttttttttatttaccaccAACTGTCTttgtcctttttttatttttatttttcaatttaacacttgttcaaaattatttaacacaagtttattttttttttaaatttaattcaacattaatcacaaattaataatattgatttatttaattttttaacactaattaattgtaaattggaagtattattttttaatgattttcttTTCACAATAATTAGTTTCTGCGGTTTGAAAAAAGAGTCACACAGAGAGACACACTCAACCGCACACTTCGACGTCTCAGTGGAGACTAAATTGAACTGTGCTCCAAAAATTTATCCGATCCCAGCAGCATTCCATGTCCATAAACCACGCCCTCCTGGTGAGGTGACGCCTCCCCCCActtggagaaaaaaaacattacccCACCTTGAAACTCATCTCATCAGGGATGCTGGATTGCGTATCCATTAAACTCCAAACTGGAGACAAATAAtagtgtaaattttttttcttttgactgGTCAAAAACATGCATGACTAGTATAACAATGTCtattttactgttttttttattttatttaaaaaagaaaactttgCAAATAAAGAGTATAGATTTTTACGACCACTTGAAGGTGCAAAATCAACCGAAATTAGGGAAATTGTTGGTCACCCACAGAGTTTAAGGTTTTTCAAATTGTCTAGAAACATAAATCAGGCAATAAAATATCTTCAAGGATGTTACAGGTTTTAGTTTAAcaatagaaatgaaaaaaaaaaaaggtaacagtcaagagaagagaataaaaaaaaacttgtaaatgacttttttttttatttttcgtgaaTTGTTACACTAGaaattgttagaaaaaaaaaataataataaaataacttgagAAAATTGTCGTGTG is drawn from Aphidius gifuensis isolate YNYX2018 linkage group LG3, ASM1490517v1, whole genome shotgun sequence and contains these coding sequences:
- the LOC122852824 gene encoding protein big brother-like, with the protein product MMHTMGEHAGGPGNLGMIPFDGMALYEQPRPRFVFKMPRVVPDQKAKFESDELFRRLSRECEVRYTGYRDRPLEERQGRFQNGCREGHTEIAFAAMGTNLQLTFGPAAGNYSNEPSQCDFDKEHGKVHLRSHLIMNGVCVRWRGWLDLERLDGVGCLEFDEDAAAQEDAQLRNQLSRYNERIRQFEEKQRAYRNAAAQQPHHNHHHLSHHHLGHHVTGTGNVPSVEHHLSGHRQDPEMEVRLRAY